In Tenebrio molitor chromosome 6, icTenMoli1.1, whole genome shotgun sequence, one genomic interval encodes:
- the LOC138133933 gene encoding uncharacterized protein: MEKLEISDFEEVLKNILPADKKYVRNEITRLTSAGENYGSVMLAIKIIYENVENEEKETLHAVAKLPPLTDFVKLFQNTSATFRHELGFYQTILPSLRQFQQTQGSSKSLNCFPQFYGGRLNPDPTAHSVDDSAIILLENLKCKGFTLIDRTIGFDLDSSKLILTKLAEFHGAALALKTTQDEFFTNNLTKYFDEFHLYRIEGEIDFMTSDNMINATIKMIEEDELCSLHLNEIKAAITTCIANIKLPKNSHKFSQDTFATVIHGDVWTNNIMVKTHMNRIVDVKFVDLQLVQHASVTRDVLFFLFTSVQGTILKQHLDDLIMFYYQNLTKILEDLHCDTTPYGFDVFKNEMKNVASQIAYFQIMPTLHCVFASENNIWEVEKLNKERLFDQIQTSQLCKNRSCLITREFLQRGWFK, translated from the coding sequence ATGGAGAAGCTTGAGATATCCGACTTtgaagaagttttaaaaaacattctgCCAGcagataaaaaatatgtaaggAATGAAATAACAAGACTAACATCGGCCGGTGAGAATTACGGCAGTGTAATGTTAGCCATTAAAATTATATATGAAAATGTAGAAAACGAAGAAAAGGAAACTTTACATGCCGTGGCTAAACTGCCTCCTTTGACTGACTTCGTGAAACTGTTCCAAAACACTTCCGCGACTTTCAGACACGAATTAGGCTTCTATCAAACCATACTACCTTCCTTGAGGCAATTTCAACAAACGCAAGGCTCTAGTAAATCTCTCAACTGTTTTCCCCAATTTTACGGTGGTAGATTAAATCCTGATCCTACTGCTCACTCAGTCGATGACAGTGCAATCATCCTACTAGAAAATCTCAAATGTAAAGGCTTCACACTAATTGATAGAACAATAGGTTTTGATTTGGACTCTTCGAAACTAATTCTAACAAAATTGGCAGAGTTTCATGGAGCAGCTCTCGCCCTAAAAACCACCCAAGATGAGTTCTTCACCAATAATCTCACAAAGTATTTCGACGAGTTTCACTTGTACCGAATAGAAGGTGAAATAGATTTTATGACGTCAGATAATATGATCAATGCTACCATTAAAATGATAGAAGAGGACGAATTGTGCTCCTTGCATCTAAACGAAATTAAAGCGGCGATCACGACTTGCATCGCTAACATCAAACTCCCAAAAAACTCGCATAAATTTAGCCAAGACACCTTCGCAACCGTCATCCACGGCGACGTGTGGACTAACAACATCATGGTCAAAACTCATATGAATAGAATTGTCGATGTTAAATTCGTAGATTTGCAATTAGTTCAACACGCATCTGTGACCAGAGATGTGTTGTTTTTCTTGTTCACTAGTGTTCAAGGAACGATACTGAAACAACATCTGGACGATTTAATCATGTTTTATTATCAAAACTTGACAAAGATTTTAGAAGACCTGCACTGTGACACAACTCCATATGGTTTTGATGTTTTCAAAAACGAAATGAAAAATGTGGCAAGTCAAATCGCTTATTTCCAGATAATGCCAACTTTGCATTGTGTGTTCGCGTCTGAAAATAACATTTGGGAAGTGGAAAAACTTAACAAGGAGCGTCTGTTCGACCAAATTCAGACTTCGCAACTTTGCAAGAACAGAAGTTGCTTGATTACACGAGAATTTCTCCAAAGAGGGTGGTTTAAGTAA